From Brassica oleracea var. oleracea cultivar TO1000 chromosome C3, BOL, whole genome shotgun sequence, a single genomic window includes:
- the LOC106328220 gene encoding protein PRD1 produces the protein MFFLDSQVQDSDHLLREPVAGDLNHLSPPCANGHRSTVSLRTDQGGTFCFLCFSDLVSNPRASTVHVSYALHQLSIALSEPIFLRNLLSSHVRFLVSPLVNALSIFDDAPIASQIMDTISLLCSAEECSIGEEFVERVSAQLSSGALGWSRRQRHMLHCFGVLLSSEKIDINSHIRDKESLVCLLVEGLQLPSEEIRGEIFFVLYKFSALQFTEQDVDGAEVLSSLCPKLLSLSLEALAKTQRDEVRLNCIALLTTLAQQGLLANSRTSPVSSMSLDEVDDDPMLTAETVTAWPCLDILFAEAIKGPLLSTDSEVQIKTLDLIFHYVSQESVPSKQIQVLVEENVADYIFEILRLSECKDHVINSCLRVLDLFSLAEHSFRKKLVIGFPSVIQVLHYVGQVPCHPFQIQTLKLVSSCISDFPGIASSSQVQEIALVLKMMLERYYSQEMGLFPDAFAIICSVFVSLMKTPSFAETPDVFKSLQDSLRHAVLVCLSLPEKDSTQISHAVYLLNEVYAYCTSPTSINNTGCIELRQCVIDVCVSHLLPWFLSDVNEVNEEAILGIMESFHSILLQNSDVQAMEFAEILVSADWFSFAFGCLGNFSSDKMKQRVYQMLSSLVDVLHRQKLGSHIRDSLFCLPSDPQDLLFLLGQDSSNNQELASCQLAALVIFHTGWIHNDRLADDKLVFASLEQYILVNRISLISDFPAVLQLVNLYSLCRSLQNKRYQISYSLEAERIVFHLLNEYDWDLGSCDIHLESLRWLFQQESISKGLTYQIQKISRNNLIGKEVHNVYGDGRQRSLTYWFAKMISEGDNYAATLLVNLLTHLAENGDKESDVISILNIMTTVVSKFPTASNHLSMNGIGNAIHRLVCSFTNSSMGTSFPTLLVLIFNILASVQPGVLKNDESWNAVFIKLLHYLSLRDTAITQNHEGMMVIGILCLVLYHSSHGALLDSSRIIMVNSYLVSAINNVVDVACSRGPALTQSQDETEIWEALAFTLPLCFFSLRSLQIVLAGALDWQTFCGPSSNLETLPVVCIHCHNLCRLMHFGTPQIKLMASYCLLELFTGLSQQIDIRKEQLRCSSSYLKSMKAVLCGLVFYDDIRVATNSALCLSMIIGWEDMEGRTEMLKTSSWYRFITEEMSVSLAMPCSASNTFVNHHKPAVYVTVAKLRLKNKPAWLRSVFDESCISSMIQNLNGTNISSEIVILFRELMQAQLLNSDQVTKLNLVFLASRKQMQRNGTLDATVEEQMQRTVSSIHDHGEVCSYLVDMMLCNSFGHTSGSEATCTQKKKQVLAEMEQFSELLSTRRDYVTDSRPCQVYTRQRKRIHAK, from the exons ATGTTCTTTCTAGATTCGCAGGTGCAAGACTCCGATCATCTTCTCCGTGAACCTGTGGCGGGGGACCTTAACCATCTATCTCCGCCATGTGCCAACGGCCACCGATCCACAGTTTCTCTACGTACAGACCAAGGCGGAACGTTCTGCTTCCTCTGCTTCTCCGATCTCGTCTCCAATCCACGCGCCTCCACCGTCCATGTCTCCTACGCGCTTCACCAGCTCTCAATCGCCCTCTCCGAGCCTATCTTTCTCCGAAATCTACTCTCCTCACACGTTCGCTTCCTCGTATCGCCTCTCGTCAACGCTCTCTCAATCTTCGATGATGCTCCGATCGCGAGCCAGATTATGGATACGATCTCTCTTCTGTGTTCCGCTGAGGAATGTTCCATCGGCGAGGAGTTTGTGGAGAGAGTCTCTGCTCAGCTCTCTTCTGGTGCCTTGGGTTGGAGCCGACGACAGCGTCACATG CTCCATTGCTTTGGAGTTCTTCTGAGCAGTGAGAAGATAGACATCAATTCTCACATAAGAGATAAAGAATCTCTTGTTTGCCTACTTGTTGAAGGTCTTCAGTTACCTAG TGAGGAGATCCGCGGTGAAATCTTTTTCGTTCTGTACAAATTCTCTGCTCTACAGTTCACAGAACAGGATGTTGATGGAGCTGAGGTTCTTTCTTCACTGTGTCCTAAGCTCTTATCCCTATCCTTGGAAGCTCTTGCTAAGACGCAGAGAGATGAGGTTCGTTTGAATTGTATAG CCCTTTTGACCACATTGGCCCAGCAAGGTCTCTTAGCAAATTCACGTACAAGTCCTGTCAGCAGCATGAGCTTGGATGAAGTGGATGATGACCCCATGCTGACGGCTGAAACTGTAACCGCCTGGCCTTGTTTAGATATCTTGTTTGCTGAAGCCATCAAAGGTCCGTTGCTTTCCACTGACAGCGAGGTGCAAATAAAAACCCTTGATCTTATCTTCCATTATGTGTCCCAAGAGAGTGTTCCAAGCAAACAGATTCAAGTTCTGGTAGAAGAAAATGTTGCTGATTATATATTTGAGATACTGCGGTTATCAG AGTGTAAAGATCATGTCATCAACTCATGCCTCAGAGTTCTTGATTTGTTTTCCCTAGCCGAGCATTCCTTTCGGAAGAAACTTGTTATTGGGTTTCCTTCAGTCATCCAAGTGCTTCACTATGTAGGCCAAGTTCCTTGTCATCCTTTTCAAATCCAAACACTAAAGCTTGTTTCTAGCTGTATTTCTGATTTCCCTGGGATTGCTTCTAGTTCTCAAGTTCAGGAAATTGCTCTGGTTCTGAAAATGATGCTTGAAAGATATTATTCTCAAGAGATGGGATTATTTCCGGATGCCTTTGCAATTATCTGCTCAGTCTTTGTTTCCCTAATGAAAACCCCATCTTTTGCTGAGACTCCAGATGTGTTTAAATCATTGCAAGACTCGCTAAGACATGCCGTTTTGGTCTGTCTTAGTCTCCCTGAGAAAGATTCAACTCAGATCTCGCATGCAGTCTACTTACTCAATGAAGTATATGCATACTGTACTTCACCAACATCCATAAACAATACTGGTTGCATTGAATTAAGACAATGTGTTATAGATGTGTGTGTATCACATCTACTACCGTGGTTTCTTTCTGATGTCAATGAGGTCAATGAGGAAGCAATTCTTGGCATAATGGAAAGCTTTCACTCCATTCTTCTTCAGAATTCAGATGTTCAGGCCATGGAGTTTGCGGAGATACTTGTTTCAGCAGATTGGTTCAGCTTTGCATTTGGATGTCTAGGAAACTTCTCTAGTGATAAGATGAAACAGAGGGTATATCAGATGCTCAGTTCCCTTGTCGATGTTCTTCACAGACAGAAATTGGGGTCGCATATCAGAGATTCTCTTTTCTGTCTTCCTTCTGATCCACAAGATTTGCTGTTTTTGCTCGGGCAAGATAGTTCCAACAATCAAGAGTTGGCTTCTTGCCAGCTTGCAGCTTTGGTTATTTTCCATACCGGTTGGATACACAATGACAG GCTTGCGGATGATAAGCTTGTTTTCGCTTCTTTGGAGCAATACATTCTTGTCAACAGGATAAGTTTAATCTCGGATTTTCCAGCTGTGCTGCAACTAGTGAATCTATATAGTCTTTGCAGGAGTCTTCAAAACAAGCGATACCAGATATCTTACAGTCTAGAAGCCGAGAGGATAGTCTTCCATCTACTAAACGAATATGATTGGGACTTGGGATCCTGTGATATTCATCTAGAATCGCTCAGGTGGCTTTTTCAACAAGAAAGTATCAGCAAAGGTTTAACTTACCAGATCCAAAAGATTTCCAGGAACAATTTAATTGGAAAAGAAGTTCACAATGTATATGGAGATGGCAGACAGAGATCACTCACATATTGGTTCGCAAAGATGATATCAGAAGGAGACAACTATGCCGCAACTCTTTTGGTTAACTTGCTGACCCACCTTGCAGAGAATGGAGACAAAGAGAGTGATGTTATCTCAATTTTAAATATAATGACGACGGTCGTTTCTAAATTTCCAACTGCCTCCAACCATTTATCCATGAATGGCATTGGCAATGCAATTCATAGACTCGTTTGTAGTTTTACAAACTCATCCATGGGAACATCTTTCCCTACACTACTTGTGCTAATATTCAACATTCTAGCTTCTGTGCAACCTGGAGTGCTCAAAAATGATGAATCCTGGAATGCTGTGTTTATTAAG TTGTTACACTATTTGAGCTTGCGAGACACTGCCATAACACAGAACCATGAAGGTATGATGGTGATTGGCATTCTTTGCTTGGTTCTGTACCACTCATCACATGGAGCACTTTTGGATTCTTCAAGAATTATTATGGTGAATTCGTACTTGGTATCGGCAATCAACAATGTGGTTGATGTAGCTTGCTCAAGGGGTCCAGCATTGACTCAGTCTCAGGATGAAACTGAAATCTGGGAGGCTCTAGCATTCACATTACCTCTCTGCTTTTTCTCATTAAGAAG CCTGCAGATTGTTCTCGCTGGAGCTTTGGATTGGCAAACTTTCTGTGGCCCATCGAGCAACCTGGAAACACTACCCGTAGTCTGCATCCATTGCCATAATTTGTGCAGGTTGATGCATTTTGGAACACCGCAAATCAAGCTCATGGCCTCTTATTGTCTCTTGGAGCTGTTCACTGGACTGTCACAACAGATTGACATTAGAAAAGAGCAACTACGTTGTTCATCGAGTTACCTTAAATCAATGAAGGCTGTTTTATGTGGTCTGGTATTCTATGATGACATAAGAGTAGCTACAAACTCTGCGCTTTGTCTGTCCATGATAATAGGATGGGAAGACATGGAAGGAAGAACAGAAATGCTTAAGACCAGCTCATGGTACAGGTTTATCACAGAAGAAATGTCAGTGTCATTGGCCATGCCGTGTTCTGCATCAAATACCTTTGTGAACCACCACAAGCCTGCCGTCTATGTAACCGTCGCCAAGCTAAGGCTCAAGAACAAACCGGCGTGGCTGAGAAGTGTTTTTGATGAGTCTTGCATCTCTAGCATGATTCAGAATCTGAATGGGACGAATATCAGCAGCGAGATTGTGATTTTGTTTCGAGAGCTCATGCAAGCTCAGCTATTGAACTCCGACCAAGTAACCAAGTTGAATCTCGTATTCCTG GCAAGCAGAAAACAGATGCAAAGGAATGGGACTCTAGACGCGACAGTTGAAGAACAAATGCAACGGACAGTTTCATCAATCCATGATCATGGTGAAGTCTGCAGCTATCTTGTTGACATGATGCTATGTAATTCTTTTGGACACACAAGTGGAAGCGAAGCAACATGCACTCAGAAGAAGAAACAGGTTCTCGCTGAAATGGAACAATTCTCCGAACTATTATCAACAAGAAGAGATTATGTTACTGATTCAAGGCCGTGTCAGGTCTATACAAGACAGAGAAAGAGGATACATGCAAAATGA
- the LOC106333143 gene encoding elongation factor Ts, mitochondrial-like codes for MAFARAARRPIGVLFYSASASGRFSSGNEYSTVASKLESLLSHTKSFVSPGYASPFRGFGNFLRSFSSESPAVSDQMSLIKQLRQRTSAPIKDVKASLVECNWDIEAAQKDLRKRGKVLASKKSSRTAAEGMLAVAQNDGKVAVIELNCETDFVARNDIFQYLALAMAKRALLVEDSSQQVSGVFPFGGQFFMFLDLKLNLDHPKVNGETTVSNAVTEVAAIMGENVKFRRGFLMSKPSAGVLSAYLHTSPQPGLGRIAGIVSLEVEGGNTQLEAVQRVGSEIAMHVVAAKPLFLSKDLVSSEASDEPVAQSA; via the exons ATGGCATTTGCTAGGGCAGCGAGACGACCCATTGGAGTCTTATTTTATAGTGCTAGTGCTAGTGGTAGATTTAGTTCAGGAAACGAGTACTCTACTGTGGCGAGCAAGCTAGAAAGTCTACTGTCACATACAAAGAGCTTTGTATCGCCTGGATACGCAAGCCCTTTTCGTGGTTTTGGGAATTTCTTGAGGAGTTTTAGCTCAGAGTCTCCCGCTGTATCTGACCAGATGAGCCTCATCAAGCAACTGAGGCAAAGAACTAGTGCTCCCATTAAGGATGTTAAAGCCTCTCTAGTTGAATGCAACTGGGACATTG AGGCTGCTCAGAAAGATTTGAGGAAGAGAGGAAAAGTATTGGCTTCTAAAAAGTCTTCACGGACAGCTGCAGAGGGTATGCTTGCGGTTGCTCAGAATGATGGTAAAGTTGCTGTCATTGAACTAAACTGCGAGACAGACTTTGTTGCTAGAAACGACATTTTCCAGTACTTG GCTTTAGCCATGGCTAAACGTGCTTTGCTGGTTGAAGATAGTTCTCAGCAAGTTTCTGGTGTCTTCCCATTTGGAGGTCAGTTTTTTATGTTTCTT GATTTGAAGCTTAATCTCGATCATCCCAAAGTGAATGGTGAAACCACGGTTTCAAACGCTGTTACAGAAGTAGCTGCGATAATGGGTGAGAATGTCAAGTTCAGGAGAGGTTTCTTGATGTCAAAACCTTCAGCAGGTGTCCTCTCTGCATATCTCCACACAAGTCCCCAACCAG GGTTGGGTCGTATAGCTGGGATTGTATCTCTCGAGGTAGAAGGTGGAAATACTCAACTAGAGGCTGTTCAGCGTGTAGGCTCAGAAATAGCCATGCATGTTGTAGCAGCAAAGCCTTTGTTTTTAAGCAAAGACCTTGTTTCTTCAGAAGCATCTGATGAACCGGTTGCTCAATCTGCTTGA